A part of Anolis sagrei isolate rAnoSag1 chromosome 3, rAnoSag1.mat, whole genome shotgun sequence genomic DNA contains:
- the NUDT13 gene encoding LOW QUALITY PROTEIN: NAD(P)H pyrophosphatase NUDT13, mitochondrial (The sequence of the model RefSeq protein was modified relative to this genomic sequence to represent the inferred CDS: substituted 1 base at 1 genomic stop codon): MAVFLVCRTGYRSTSLCCRFNSNYVRRMRYMFELKENDNACHQAYNSGAFFLFHNLSPLLRPKEKMFWAPKINAAEIKQFLVEFNQDEQRIENSMLVGCSEECTPYFALDLGWLDKASVESKFNGXFTDFRKAFFQLEEEDVSLISTAKALLRWHDSHKYCSQTGMPTMKNLAGSKRVCDHSGTIYYPQMSPVVITLVSDGSRCLLVRQASFPKGMYSALSGFCDVGETLEETVRREVAEEVGLEVASLWYSASQHWPFPHSTLMIACHAQVPPQQSEISINKQELEAARWFSREEVVEALGRKPSKAKDNGLTFWVPPKRAIAHHLIREWIKQQDSPPCHS; the protein is encoded by the exons ATGGCAGTGTTTTTGGTGTGTCGGACCGGATATAGAAGCACATCATTATGTTGCAGGTTCAATTCAAACTATGTCAGGAGAATGCG GTACATGTTCGAATTGAAAGAAAATGATAATGCTTGTCATCAGGCCTATAATTCGGGAGCTTTTTTCCTGTTTCACAACCTCTCCCCCCTCTTGCGGCCAAAGGAAAAAATGTTCTGGGCCCCAAAGATAAATGCAGCAG AAATTAAACAGTTTTTGGTGGAATTTAATCAGGATGAACAGAGGATAGAGAATTCCATGCTTGTCGGCTGTTCGGAGGAATGCACACCATATTTTGCTCTGGATCTag GATGGTTGGACAAGGCTTCCGTTGAATCAAAATTCAATGGGTGATTCACAGACTTTCGGAAGGCCTTCTTCCAGTTAGAAGAAGAAGATGTATCTTTGATTTCAACG GCAAAGGCTCTCCTTCGCTGGCATGACAGCCACAAGTACTGCAGCCAAACTGGGATGCCCACAATGAAGAACCTGGCTGGGAGCAAACGGGTTTGTGACCACAGTGGAACCATCTATTACCCACAG ATGTCTCCAGTAGTTATTACTTTGGTGTCAGATGGAAGTCGATGCCTTCTTGTACGGCAAGCATCATTTCCCAAAGGGATGTACAGTGCTCTGTCTGGCTTCTGTGATGTAG GTGAAACTTTGGAAGAAACTGTGCGCAGGGAAGTTGCTGAGGAGGTGGGCTTAGAAGTGGCCTCTCTGTGGTATTCTGCTTCCCAACACTGGCCATTCCCACACAGTACCCTCATGATCGCCTGCCATGCTCAGGTGCCTCCGCAGCAGAGCGAG ATTAGTATCAACAAACAGGAATTGGAAGCGGCCAGATGGTTCAGCCgtgaggaggtggtggaggcccTTGGAAGGAAACCTTCCAAAGCAAAGGACAACGGCCTCACCTTTTGGGTGCCACCAAAGCGAGCCATAGCCCATCATTTAATCCGGGAATGGATTAAGCAACAGGACTCTCCACCATGTCACAGTTAA